A portion of the Pseudomonas sp. GR 6-02 genome contains these proteins:
- a CDS encoding YfiR family protein: protein MKLAVWATGRVVGCKQVLLAGLLCLLTGVACAESETIVSKADQRARSVTQVVLGILSYARWPVEPQQLRLCVVGPTEYTDDLVKGTTQATGRPVTVRRLLADNPVIASECDAVYIGKLTGDERSRLFASLTGRPVVSISEGGDQCTVGSLFCLRVGDEQVSFEVNLDSVARSGVRIHPSVLQLSRRKPAAP from the coding sequence ATGAAGTTGGCTGTCTGGGCGACAGGGCGCGTCGTTGGCTGCAAACAAGTGCTGCTTGCCGGCCTCCTCTGTTTGTTGACGGGCGTTGCCTGTGCTGAGTCGGAAACTATCGTGAGCAAAGCCGACCAACGTGCCAGGTCGGTCACTCAGGTAGTACTCGGGATCCTCAGTTATGCCCGATGGCCTGTTGAGCCCCAACAACTGCGCCTGTGCGTGGTCGGCCCCACTGAATACACCGACGACCTGGTCAAAGGCACCACACAAGCCACGGGTCGACCGGTTACTGTACGACGGTTGCTGGCCGATAATCCGGTCATCGCCAGTGAATGCGATGCGGTGTACATCGGCAAGCTGACCGGCGATGAACGCAGTCGGCTATTCGCCTCGTTGACGGGACGCCCGGTGGTGAGCATCAGCGAAGGCGGCGATCAATGCACTGTCGGCAGTCTGTTCTGTCTGCGGGTCGGTGATGAGCAGGTGTCCTTCGAGGTCAACCTCGACTCGGTCGCCCGCAGCGGTGTGCGCATTCACCCCAGTGTGCTGCAACTGTCGCGCCGCAAGCCGGCGGCGCCATGA
- a CDS encoding diguanylate cyclase domain-containing protein: MSLFKPRIRPTLGSVIGRGHLIVALVGVAMASVSLTLLGVLALRVYADHNLHLIARSINYTVEAAVVFNDKAAATEALALIASTEEVADAQVMDEQGELLARWQRPETGWLSDLEMQIARTILEKPISMPITHQGREIGSILLIGHGGSLMRFLLSGLVGIVLCTAVSAWVALYLARRQLRGITGPLRSLAAVAHAARSERAFDRRVPPADIAELDNLGNDFNALLDELESWQTHLQSENETLAHQASHDSLTGLPNRAFFEGRLMRALRNAGKLDEGVAVLFLDSDRFKEINDNFGHAAGDAVLIAVATRVRAQLREEDLVARLGGDEFAVLLTPLHKIEDAERIADKIIASMDAPILLPGGTQVLTSLSIGIAVYPDHGLTPGALLDAADTAMYQAKRLSRGAHHTAGSEHSVVHLQTRS, from the coding sequence ATGAGTCTATTCAAACCTCGCATACGCCCGACCCTGGGGTCGGTTATCGGCCGTGGACATTTGATCGTCGCCCTGGTGGGTGTGGCCATGGCCAGTGTTTCACTGACCCTGCTGGGTGTTCTGGCTTTGCGGGTCTATGCCGATCACAACCTGCATCTGATTGCCCGTTCGATCAACTACACCGTGGAAGCCGCGGTGGTGTTCAACGACAAGGCCGCCGCCACCGAAGCGCTGGCATTGATCGCCTCCACTGAAGAAGTGGCTGATGCGCAAGTGATGGACGAGCAAGGCGAGTTGCTCGCACGTTGGCAACGACCGGAAACGGGGTGGCTCTCCGATCTTGAAATGCAGATCGCCCGAACGATTCTGGAAAAACCCATCAGCATGCCGATTACTCATCAAGGTCGGGAAATCGGCAGCATCTTGCTCATCGGTCACGGCGGCAGCCTGATGCGCTTTTTGCTCAGCGGTCTGGTGGGAATCGTCTTGTGTACCGCTGTCAGTGCCTGGGTAGCGCTTTATCTGGCGCGTCGGCAATTGCGAGGAATCACTGGCCCGTTGCGCAGCCTGGCTGCCGTGGCTCACGCCGCCCGTAGCGAGCGTGCCTTCGACCGGCGCGTACCGCCCGCCGACATTGCCGAACTCGACAACCTGGGCAACGACTTCAATGCTTTGCTCGACGAGCTCGAGTCCTGGCAGACCCATCTGCAAAGCGAAAACGAAACCCTGGCCCACCAGGCCAGCCATGACAGCCTTACCGGGTTGCCGAATCGGGCGTTTTTCGAAGGCCGCCTGATGCGCGCCTTGCGCAATGCGGGCAAGCTGGATGAGGGAGTGGCCGTACTGTTTCTCGACAGCGACCGGTTCAAGGAGATCAACGACAACTTCGGTCACGCTGCCGGTGATGCGGTGCTGATCGCCGTGGCGACCCGGGTTCGTGCGCAGTTGCGTGAAGAGGATCTGGTTGCGCGTCTGGGCGGCGATGAGTTTGCCGTGCTGTTGACGCCGCTGCACAAGATAGAAGACGCCGAACGGATTGCCGACAAAATCATTGCCAGTATGGACGCGCCAATCCTGTTGCCGGGCGGTACCCAGGTGTTGACTTCACTCAGCATCGGCATCGCCGTGTACCCGGATCATGGGCTTACGCCCGGTGCGCTGCTCGATGCTGCAGATACCGCGATGTATCAGGCCAAACGCCTTTCCCGAGGCGCTCACCACACGGCAGGGTCGGAGCACTCTGTCGTCCATCTTCAAACCAGGAGCTAA
- a CDS encoding OmpA family protein yields the protein MTLLALTGCQTTPQKGLTPAQIAVLKQQGFEMTDEGWAFGLSGKVLFGSDVEHLNPASTQIVERIGKALLGVGIERVRIDGHTDASGEESYNEQLSLRRAKSVEAVLAAVGIKEQNIQLRGLGSSKPVASNATAAGRTENRRVSIVVSAD from the coding sequence ATGACCTTGCTGGCATTGACCGGTTGCCAGACGACACCGCAGAAAGGACTGACCCCAGCGCAGATCGCTGTACTCAAGCAACAAGGTTTCGAGATGACGGATGAGGGCTGGGCCTTCGGCCTGTCCGGCAAAGTGCTGTTCGGTAGCGATGTCGAACACCTCAACCCTGCCAGTACCCAGATCGTCGAACGCATTGGCAAGGCGTTGTTGGGCGTGGGAATCGAGCGGGTGAGGATTGACGGCCATACCGATGCCTCGGGCGAGGAATCCTATAACGAACAACTTTCCCTGCGTCGCGCGAAAAGCGTTGAAGCGGTATTGGCCGCTGTCGGCATAAAAGAACAAAACATCCAGCTACGCGGCCTGGGCAGCAGCAAGCCCGTCGCCTCCAACGCCACCGCGGCCGGGCGCACCGAGAACCGCCGGGTGTCGATCGTGGTGAGTGCCGATTAA
- a CDS encoding LysR family transcriptional regulator has product MQKNITSLGSLNWDDLKFFLEVARTRKASTAAKRLAVDYTTVSRRISSLEASLGTLLFEKSRTNGFVLTAEGQRLLGYAESIESTLHMACEQVSGSGVALSGHVRMGCTEGFGSFFITPQLSHFVDAYPAISVDILPLPHFISLSKREADIVIALERPEHGPYVCCKLCDYRLQLYATQDYLDKHPPIRRPADLSKHQFISYVDDLAFSSELLYLANVLPGASANLRSTSVIAQFVAAQQGRSLAILPCFLAAQDPRLLPVLPQEITITRQFWMYCREDLRKLKRITLLWDYIRTVTEQNQALLMGESREMVFAD; this is encoded by the coding sequence ATGCAAAAAAACATCACGTCTTTAGGCTCGTTGAACTGGGATGACCTCAAGTTTTTCCTTGAAGTTGCCCGTACTCGCAAGGCCAGCACTGCGGCCAAGCGCCTGGCGGTGGACTACACCACTGTGTCGCGACGCATCAGTTCGCTGGAGGCCTCGTTGGGTACGCTGTTGTTCGAGAAGTCCCGCACCAACGGCTTCGTCCTGACCGCTGAAGGCCAGCGCCTGCTGGGTTACGCCGAATCGATCGAAAGCACTCTGCACATGGCTTGCGAGCAGGTCTCGGGCTCAGGCGTCGCGTTGTCCGGGCATGTGCGCATGGGCTGTACCGAAGGGTTCGGCAGCTTTTTCATCACCCCGCAGCTGAGCCATTTCGTCGACGCCTACCCGGCGATCTCGGTGGACATCCTGCCGCTGCCGCACTTCATCAGCCTGTCCAAGCGCGAGGCAGACATCGTCATTGCGCTGGAGCGGCCGGAACACGGCCCTTATGTCTGCTGCAAACTCTGTGACTATCGATTGCAGCTGTACGCGACCCAGGATTATCTGGACAAGCACCCACCGATCCGCCGCCCGGCAGATTTGAGCAAGCATCAATTCATCAGTTATGTGGACGATCTGGCGTTCAGCTCGGAGCTGCTGTACCTGGCGAATGTGCTGCCCGGTGCCAGTGCCAATCTGCGCAGCACCAGTGTGATCGCGCAGTTCGTGGCGGCGCAGCAAGGACGGTCACTGGCGATTCTGCCGTGCTTTTTGGCGGCTCAGGACCCGCGGTTGCTGCCGGTGTTACCGCAAGAGATCACCATCACCCGGCAGTTCTGGATGTACTGCCGGGAGGACCTGCGCAAGCTCAAGCGGATTACCTTGTTGTGGGATTACATCCGTACCGTCACCGAGCAGAATCAGGCGCTGTTGATGGGGGAAAGTCGGGAGATGGTGTTCGCCGATTAA
- a CDS encoding CoA-acylating methylmalonate-semialdehyde dehydrogenase, with translation MNASLETTVQKVKLLIDGEWVESQTTEWHDIVNPATQQVLAKVPFATAAEVDAAISAAHRAFQTWKLTPVGARMRIMLKLQALIREHSKRIAVVLSNEQGKTIADAEGDIFRGLEVVEHACSIGSLQMGEFAENVAGGVDTYTLRQPIGVCAGITPFNFPAMIPLWMFPMAIACGNTFVLKPSEQDPMSTMLLVELAIEAGIPPGVLNVVHGGKDVVDALCTHKDIKAVSFVGSTAVGTHVYELAGKHGKRVQSMMGAKNHAVVLPDANREQALNALVGAGFGAAGQRCMATSVVVLVGAAKQWLPDLKALAQKLKVNAGSEPGTDVGPVISKRAKARILELIESGIKEGAKLELDGRDITVPGYEQGNFVGPTLFSGVTPEMQIYTQEIFGPVLVVLEVDTLDEAIALVNANPFGNGTGLFTQSGAAARKFQSEIDVGQVGINIPIPVPVPFFSFTGSRGSKLGDLGPYGKQVVQFYTQTKTVTARWFDDDSINHGVNTTIHLR, from the coding sequence ATGAACGCATCGCTAGAAACCACCGTACAAAAGGTCAAGTTATTGATCGATGGCGAGTGGGTCGAATCCCAGACCACCGAATGGCACGACATCGTCAATCCGGCGACCCAGCAAGTGCTGGCCAAAGTCCCTTTCGCGACCGCTGCTGAAGTCGATGCCGCCATCAGCGCCGCTCATCGCGCCTTTCAGACCTGGAAGCTGACGCCAGTCGGCGCGCGGATGCGCATCATGCTCAAGCTTCAGGCGCTGATTCGCGAGCACTCCAAGCGTATTGCCGTAGTGCTCAGCAATGAGCAGGGTAAAACCATCGCCGACGCTGAGGGCGATATCTTCCGTGGCCTGGAAGTGGTCGAGCACGCCTGCTCCATTGGCAGCCTGCAAATGGGCGAGTTCGCCGAGAACGTCGCAGGCGGTGTCGACACCTACACCCTGCGTCAGCCGATCGGCGTCTGCGCCGGCATTACCCCGTTCAACTTCCCGGCGATGATTCCGCTGTGGATGTTCCCGATGGCCATCGCCTGCGGCAACACCTTCGTGCTCAAGCCTTCCGAGCAGGATCCGATGTCGACCATGCTGTTGGTGGAGCTGGCGATTGAAGCCGGCATTCCGCCGGGTGTGCTCAACGTCGTTCATGGTGGCAAGGATGTGGTCGATGCGCTTTGCACCCACAAGGACATCAAGGCTGTTTCGTTCGTCGGTTCGACCGCGGTCGGCACGCATGTCTACGAGCTGGCCGGTAAACACGGCAAGCGCGTGCAATCGATGATGGGGGCCAAGAACCACGCCGTTGTGCTGCCCGATGCCAACCGCGAGCAAGCGCTCAATGCACTGGTCGGCGCCGGTTTCGGTGCGGCCGGGCAACGCTGCATGGCCACCTCGGTGGTGGTGCTGGTGGGCGCGGCCAAACAATGGCTGCCGGATCTCAAGGCGCTGGCGCAGAAACTCAAGGTCAATGCCGGCAGCGAGCCAGGCACCGATGTTGGTCCGGTGATTTCCAAGCGGGCCAAGGCACGGATTCTCGAGCTGATCGAAAGCGGGATCAAGGAAGGCGCCAAGCTGGAACTGGACGGTCGCGACATCACTGTTCCGGGCTACGAACAGGGCAACTTTGTCGGCCCGACCCTGTTCTCTGGCGTAACCCCTGAGATGCAGATCTACACCCAGGAAATTTTCGGCCCGGTGCTGGTAGTGCTGGAAGTCGACACCCTCGATGAGGCCATCGCCCTGGTCAACGCCAACCCGTTCGGCAACGGCACGGGTCTGTTCACCCAGAGCGGTGCGGCGGCGCGTAAATTCCAGTCGGAAATCGACGTTGGCCAGGTCGGCATCAACATCCCGATCCCGGTGCCGGTACCGTTCTTCAGCTTCACCGGTTCCCGTGGTTCGAAGCTCGGCGACCTCGGTCCGTATGGCAAGCAAGTGGTGCAGTTCTACACTCAAACCAAGACCGTCACTGCACGTTGGTTCGATGACGACAGCATCAACCACGGTGTGAACACCACCATCCACTTGCGCTAA
- the mmsB gene encoding 3-hydroxyisobutyrate dehydrogenase: MKIAFIGLGNMGAPMARNLIKAGHSLNLFDLNQTVLAELAQLGGTISTSPKAASKDAQLVITMLPAAAHVRSVWLGEDGVLAGIAKGVPAVDCSTIDPQTARDVAAAAAKQDVAMADAPVSGGTGGAAAGTLTFMVGATPELFATLQPVLAQMGRNIVHCGEVGTGQIAKICNNLLLGISMVGVSEAMALGSALGIDTNVLAGVINSSTGRCWSSEMYNPWPGIVETAPASRGYTGGFGAELMLKDLGLATEAARQAHQPVVLGAVAQQLYQAMSLRGEGGKDFSAIINSYRKPQ, translated from the coding sequence ATGAAAATCGCTTTTATCGGTCTCGGCAACATGGGCGCGCCGATGGCGCGCAACCTGATCAAGGCCGGCCATTCGCTGAACCTGTTTGACCTCAATCAAACCGTGCTGGCCGAACTGGCTCAACTCGGCGGCACCATCAGCACTTCACCGAAGGCAGCGTCGAAAGACGCGCAACTGGTGATCACCATGTTGCCGGCAGCGGCCCATGTGCGCAGTGTCTGGCTGGGTGAAGACGGCGTGCTGGCGGGAATCGCCAAAGGCGTGCCAGCGGTGGATTGCAGCACTATCGATCCGCAGACGGCGCGTGATGTTGCCGCGGCGGCTGCAAAGCAGGACGTGGCCATGGCCGACGCACCGGTTTCCGGTGGCACTGGCGGTGCAGCGGCCGGGACGCTGACCTTCATGGTCGGCGCCACGCCTGAACTGTTCGCCACTCTGCAACCGGTGCTGGCGCAGATGGGCCGCAACATCGTCCACTGCGGCGAAGTCGGCACCGGGCAAATCGCCAAGATCTGCAACAACCTGCTGCTGGGGATTTCCATGGTTGGTGTCAGCGAAGCCATGGCGCTGGGCAGCGCCCTGGGTATCGACACAAACGTGCTGGCGGGCGTCATCAACAGTTCAACCGGGCGTTGCTGGAGTTCGGAGATGTACAACCCGTGGCCGGGCATCGTCGAAACAGCGCCGGCCTCGCGCGGTTATACCGGCGGTTTCGGTGCTGAACTGATGCTCAAGGATCTGGGGCTGGCCACTGAGGCGGCACGTCAGGCGCACCAACCGGTCGTGCTCGGCGCGGTGGCCCAGCAGTTGTATCAGGCGATGAGCCTGCGTGGGGAAGGGGGCAAGGACTTCTCGGCGATCATCAACAGCTATCGCAAACCCCAATAA
- a CDS encoding cupin domain-containing protein, translating to MTAPITVLRDTHPLPVLDACKWEKLEGDPHTVNLNAYTSEDGSKIMGTWICTPGKWYVEYVKWEYCHFQEGYCIITPEGMAPIHLRAGDIFVIEPGMKGTWEVVETVRKYFVFA from the coding sequence ATGACCGCACCGATTACCGTTCTTCGCGACACTCACCCGTTGCCCGTACTCGACGCCTGCAAATGGGAAAAGCTCGAAGGCGATCCGCACACCGTCAACCTCAACGCGTACACCAGCGAAGATGGCAGCAAGATCATGGGCACCTGGATCTGCACGCCGGGCAAGTGGTATGTGGAATATGTGAAGTGGGAATACTGCCACTTCCAGGAAGGCTACTGCATCATCACCCCGGAAGGCATGGCGCCGATCCACCTGCGCGCCGGTGACATCTTCGTCATCGAACCGGGGATGAAAGGCACGTGGGAAGTGGTTGAAACCGTGCGCAAGTATTTCGTGTTTGCCTGA
- a CDS encoding LysR substrate-binding domain-containing protein produces the protein MHFDLTDLRLYLNILDTGNITAGAARSHLSLAAASARIRAMEASLGIEFLERGRRGVSPTPAGKALAQHARVLLQQAERMQQELVEYAKGVKGQVRLLCNTTAITEYLPELLADFLRDHPNLDIDLQELPSTRITHALRQGAADLGIVSDAVDTDGLQTRYFRDDPLVLILPSDHPLADTGPLNFSATLHHDYVGLNANSALAIYLEEQALHSGLRMQVRIRADGFEGVMRMVARGAGLAIVPLAAVERWSAETPFKSVALEEPWARRKLLLCARDFTVLPRYAQALLSALTLP, from the coding sequence ATGCACTTCGACCTCACCGACCTGCGCCTCTACCTGAATATCCTCGACACCGGCAACATCACCGCCGGTGCCGCCCGCAGCCATTTGTCGCTGGCGGCGGCGAGTGCACGAATCCGCGCGATGGAAGCTTCACTGGGCATCGAGTTTCTCGAGCGAGGTCGCCGCGGTGTCAGCCCCACTCCGGCCGGCAAGGCACTGGCGCAGCACGCTCGAGTCCTGTTGCAACAGGCCGAGCGCATGCAGCAGGAGCTGGTCGAATACGCCAAAGGCGTCAAAGGCCAGGTGCGGTTGCTGTGCAATACCACTGCGATCACCGAGTACCTGCCGGAGTTGCTGGCGGACTTTCTGCGCGACCATCCGAACCTCGACATCGACCTGCAGGAGCTGCCCAGCACACGCATCACCCACGCCTTGCGCCAGGGCGCAGCAGACCTGGGGATCGTGTCCGACGCCGTGGATACCGACGGCCTGCAAACCCGCTATTTCCGCGACGATCCGCTGGTGCTGATCCTGCCGAGTGATCACCCCTTGGCCGACACCGGACCGCTAAATTTCAGCGCCACTTTGCACCACGACTACGTCGGCCTGAACGCCAACAGCGCCTTGGCCATTTACCTGGAAGAACAGGCCCTGCACAGCGGCTTGCGGATGCAGGTCCGCATCCGCGCCGATGGTTTCGAGGGCGTGATGCGCATGGTCGCCCGGGGAGCCGGGCTGGCAATCGTGCCCTTGGCGGCGGTCGAACGCTGGTCGGCTGAAACGCCGTTCAAAAGCGTCGCACTGGAAGAGCCGTGGGCTCGCCGCAAACTGTTGCTGTGCGCCCGGGACTTCACCGTACTGCCCCGTTATGCCCAGGCCTTGCTGAGCGCCTTGACTCTGCCCTGA
- a CDS encoding sulfite exporter TauE/SafE family protein — protein sequence MNTLAAFYQHLGLALSLLIVATFLLAGMIKGVIGLGLPTIAMGLLGLAMAPSQAAALLIIPATLTNVWQLAFGGHLRGLLNRLWPMLLAIFIGTGAGTVWIGMAGGHWVVRGLGAALLIYALSGLCLPTLRVGGRTERWLGPLCGVLTGVLTSATGVFVIPAVPYLQALGLNKDELVQALGLSFTVSTLALAAGLLWRGALGGGELSASLLALIPAVLGMLLGQWLRQRISAVLFKRVFFIGLGVLGGHLLISG from the coding sequence ATGAATACACTTGCCGCGTTCTATCAACATCTGGGCTTGGCCCTGTCCTTATTGATTGTCGCCACCTTCCTGCTGGCCGGGATGATCAAAGGTGTGATCGGCCTTGGTCTGCCAACCATTGCCATGGGCCTGCTCGGCCTGGCTATGGCACCGTCGCAGGCTGCGGCGTTGTTGATCATTCCCGCGACGCTGACCAACGTCTGGCAACTGGCCTTCGGCGGTCATTTGCGCGGGTTGCTCAACCGGTTATGGCCGATGCTGCTGGCGATTTTCATCGGCACTGGCGCTGGCACAGTGTGGATCGGCATGGCCGGTGGACATTGGGTGGTACGGGGGCTGGGGGCGGCGCTGTTGATCTACGCCTTGAGCGGGTTGTGCCTGCCGACCTTGCGCGTCGGCGGTCGCACCGAGCGTTGGCTCGGTCCGCTCTGCGGTGTGCTGACGGGCGTCCTCACCTCGGCCACCGGTGTCTTCGTGATTCCGGCGGTGCCTTATCTGCAAGCACTGGGCTTGAACAAGGATGAACTGGTGCAGGCGCTGGGCCTGTCGTTCACTGTCTCGACTCTCGCGTTGGCCGCCGGCCTGTTATGGCGCGGCGCCCTCGGCGGTGGCGAGTTGAGCGCGTCGCTGCTGGCGCTGATCCCGGCGGTGCTCGGCATGTTGCTGGGGCAATGGCTGCGCCAGCGGATCAGCGCCGTGTTGTTCAAGCGCGTGTTCTTCATCGGCCTCGGCGTGCTCGGCGGCCACTTGCTGATCAGCGGCTAG
- a CDS encoding putative quinol monooxygenase, with protein sequence MSELQGFILHAKTRPEKAEAFEAFFRAYVEPSRAEPGCIEYHMLRDKQDPTLFIFYEIWQSQAHLDVHSNLPHMKQFLDMRMEYLEQDFDIRPIEMLSTSSASR encoded by the coding sequence ATGAGCGAACTGCAAGGCTTCATCCTTCACGCCAAGACCCGCCCGGAAAAAGCCGAGGCCTTCGAAGCGTTCTTCCGTGCCTATGTCGAACCGAGTCGCGCCGAACCCGGTTGCATCGAGTACCACATGCTGCGCGACAAGCAGGACCCGACGCTGTTTATCTTCTACGAGATCTGGCAATCCCAGGCCCATCTGGACGTGCACTCGAACCTGCCCCATATGAAGCAGTTCCTCGACATGCGCATGGAATATCTGGAGCAGGATTTCGATATCCGCCCGATCGAGATGCTCAGCACATCGTCCGCTAGCCGCTGA
- a CDS encoding NAD(P)H-dependent oxidoreductase, with protein MKKVLLLNGGKKFAHSDGRYNTTLHEAALSVLDRGGVDVKTTFIDEGYDVAEEVAKFLWADVIIYQMPGWWMGAPWTVKKYVDEVFTAGHGSLYASDGRTRSDASQKYGSGGLLHGKKYMLSVTWNAPQQAFDDSTDFFEAKGVDAVYLPFHKANTFLGMTGLPTFLCVDVMKRPNIEADVARYEQHLTEVFGLKA; from the coding sequence ATGAAAAAAGTCCTGTTGCTCAATGGCGGCAAAAAATTTGCCCACTCCGATGGTCGCTACAACACGACGCTGCATGAAGCAGCGTTGAGCGTGCTGGATCGCGGTGGTGTGGATGTGAAAACCACGTTCATCGACGAGGGCTACGACGTCGCCGAGGAAGTCGCCAAGTTCCTCTGGGCCGATGTGATCATTTATCAGATGCCCGGCTGGTGGATGGGCGCGCCCTGGACGGTCAAGAAGTACGTCGATGAAGTCTTCACTGCAGGCCACGGCAGCCTCTACGCCAGCGACGGCCGCACCCGCTCCGACGCGTCGCAGAAGTACGGCAGCGGCGGCTTGTTGCACGGTAAAAAGTACATGCTTTCGGTGACCTGGAACGCCCCGCAGCAAGCCTTCGACGACTCGACCGACTTCTTCGAAGCCAAGGGCGTGGACGCGGTGTACCTGCCGTTCCACAAGGCCAATACCTTCCTCGGCATGACCGGTCTGCCGACCTTTTTGTGCGTCGATGTGATGAAGCGCCCGAATATCGAAGCGGATGTGGCGCGTTATGAGCAGCACTTGACCGAGGTGTTTGGCCTTAAGGCATGA
- a CDS encoding LysR family transcriptional regulator — protein sequence MKARSDELQIFVCVIECGSISAAAEQVGQTPSAVSRTLSRLEAKLDTTLINRTTRRMDLTEEGKYFFEHAKLILDQMDELEERLSSRQQTPSGRLRINAASPFMLHAIVPYIDEFRRLYPDIQLELNSNDLIIDLLEQSTDIAIRIGTLADSTLHARSLGCSPLHIVASTAYLEQHGVPSAVEDLSEHTLLGFTHNEGLNQWPLRYVHGDRWPIQASISASSGETIRHLALAGQGIACLSHFMTIDDIRAGRLQVLLAEFNSGYRQPINAVYYRNSQLALRIQCFLDFIQGKLAAYAIADFRG from the coding sequence GTGAAAGCCAGATCCGATGAGTTGCAGATTTTCGTCTGCGTGATTGAGTGCGGGTCGATTTCGGCTGCGGCTGAGCAAGTCGGGCAAACGCCGTCGGCGGTCAGCCGCACGCTGTCGCGGCTGGAGGCCAAGCTCGATACCACGCTGATCAATCGCACCACGCGGCGCATGGACCTGACCGAAGAGGGCAAATATTTCTTCGAGCACGCCAAGCTGATTCTCGATCAGATGGACGAGCTCGAAGAGCGCCTGTCCTCACGCCAGCAAACCCCGTCCGGGCGACTGCGGATCAACGCCGCGTCGCCGTTCATGCTGCACGCCATCGTGCCGTACATCGATGAGTTCCGCCGTCTCTACCCGGACATCCAGCTCGAACTCAACAGCAACGATTTGATCATCGACCTGCTCGAACAAAGCACCGACATCGCCATCCGCATCGGCACGCTGGCCGACTCGACCCTGCACGCGCGCTCCCTGGGTTGCAGCCCGCTGCACATCGTCGCAAGCACAGCGTACCTGGAACAACACGGCGTACCGAGCGCTGTCGAGGATTTGAGCGAGCACACGCTGCTGGGCTTTACCCATAACGAAGGTCTCAACCAATGGCCACTGCGCTATGTCCATGGTGACCGCTGGCCGATTCAAGCGTCGATCAGTGCGTCGAGTGGCGAGACGATCAGGCACCTGGCGCTGGCCGGTCAAGGCATTGCCTGCCTGTCGCACTTCATGACCATCGACGACATCCGCGCCGGTCGCTTGCAGGTGTTGCTGGCGGAGTTCAACAGCGGATATCGCCAACCCATCAACGCGGTGTACTACCGCAACTCGCAACTGGCCCTACGGATCCAGTGCTTTCTGGACTTCATCCAGGGCAAATTGGCGGCTTATGCGATTGCCGATTTCAGGGGCTGA